In the genome of Desulfobaccales bacterium, one region contains:
- a CDS encoding adenylate/guanylate cyclase domain-containing protein, which produces MATKIRKDTLLLVAMLMLLVYGAVATMTWAGWLERPEEIYYDLWHQLAGLRYQPQHVVIVALDEATLQEHPTEPLVSWTPHFARVIEVLRRAGAKVIGMDYLFQVSITPWLQTLDLPANHRSLNYDGPFKTQLASGQVVLAGNLSVDEHQKSTITLPIKEYLLSLPRQRLDVGLINFYNDDDGAIRRFVPALADDYGQVGLTFGNLLALRAANRDPAATIALLTHDPVLKLWSGVDPQGINATTFPIIGFAGPPGTFSRLSMQRFLASGAEDDPAIKALKDKIVIIAYEPAALQDSHPTPYSLSLWTWQGNDMSGPEIHANIIETLLTGRFPRPIPGYLAAFYLFGMVVCGSMLFYRLSPRGGLAAGLALCILAACAAYLLFRQYWLLPTANAQVGVMVSYMGILGIKLTGEERERARIRKIFSRYVADEVVEKLLASGKLPDLGGEVFQVTVLFSDIRNFTTISESLGPRQVVEMLNTYLSQACEPILAQGGTVDKFIGDAVMAVFGAPVPYPDHARRALKAALELARTAQEFRTWMKQRFGDLSLPEFAIGIGLHTGEAIVGNIGSPKRLEYTSIGDTVNAASRLESLTKEFGWTIVASHSTIEAAPGVVTGRQEIRTVKGRQAPLEVFEVLGLKSPDSNDEIN; this is translated from the coding sequence ATGGCCACAAAAATCCGAAAAGATACCCTGCTCTTGGTTGCGATGCTGATGCTCCTGGTTTACGGAGCGGTGGCGACAATGACCTGGGCCGGGTGGCTGGAGAGACCGGAAGAGATTTATTACGATCTCTGGCACCAGTTGGCCGGGCTGCGCTATCAGCCTCAGCATGTGGTGATCGTGGCCTTGGATGAGGCAACCCTGCAGGAACATCCGACTGAGCCGCTGGTGTCTTGGACGCCCCATTTTGCCCGGGTGATAGAGGTCTTGCGCCGGGCGGGGGCCAAAGTTATCGGCATGGACTATCTCTTTCAGGTCAGCATTACCCCCTGGCTCCAGACCCTGGATTTACCGGCAAACCACCGCAGCCTGAATTATGACGGCCCCTTCAAAACACAGCTCGCGTCGGGCCAGGTCGTCCTGGCTGGAAATCTATCTGTCGATGAACATCAGAAGAGCACCATTACCCTGCCCATAAAGGAGTACCTGCTCTCCCTGCCCCGGCAGAGGCTGGACGTGGGGTTGATCAATTTTTACAATGATGACGACGGGGCGATCCGGCGTTTCGTGCCGGCGCTGGCCGATGACTACGGCCAGGTCGGGCTCACGTTCGGAAACCTGCTGGCCCTGCGAGCCGCAAATCGGGACCCGGCCGCCACCATCGCACTCCTGACCCATGATCCCGTCCTGAAGCTTTGGTCGGGCGTGGACCCTCAGGGGATTAATGCCACCACCTTTCCCATTATCGGCTTTGCTGGTCCGCCGGGCACCTTTTCCCGCCTCTCCATGCAGCGGTTTCTGGCCTCCGGCGCCGAGGACGACCCGGCTATCAAGGCTCTCAAAGACAAAATCGTCATTATCGCCTATGAACCGGCGGCGCTGCAGGATAGCCATCCCACCCCGTATTCCCTGAGCCTGTGGACGTGGCAGGGCAATGACATGAGCGGTCCTGAAATTCACGCCAATATCATTGAAACCCTGCTCACGGGGAGATTCCCCCGGCCGATACCCGGGTATCTTGCCGCATTTTATCTTTTCGGCATGGTGGTGTGCGGCAGTATGTTATTTTATCGGCTGTCCCCCCGGGGTGGGCTGGCGGCAGGGTTAGCGTTATGCATCCTGGCCGCGTGCGCGGCCTACCTGCTGTTTCGCCAGTATTGGCTGCTGCCCACGGCTAACGCTCAAGTGGGGGTCATGGTCAGCTATATGGGTATTTTGGGGATAAAACTGACGGGAGAGGAGCGGGAGCGGGCCCGTATCCGGAAGATCTTTTCCCGGTATGTCGCGGATGAGGTGGTGGAGAAACTGCTGGCCTCGGGCAAGTTGCCGGACTTGGGGGGCGAGGTATTTCAGGTAACGGTACTTTTTTCCGATATAAGAAATTTTACGACGATTTCCGAGAGTCTGGGGCCCCGCCAGGTGGTGGAGATGCTCAACACGTATTTAAGTCAGGCCTGTGAGCCCATTTTGGCCCAAGGCGGCACGGTGGATAAATTTATCGGCGATGCCGTGATGGCGGTATTTGGCGCACCGGTGCCTTATCCGGACCATGCCCGGCGGGCCCTTAAAGCCGCTTTGGAACTGGCCCGAACAGCCCAGGAGTTTCGCACCTGGATGAAGCAGCGTTTTGGCGATCTTTCGCTGCCCGAGTTTGCCATCGGCATCGGCCTGCATACCGGCGAAGCCATTGTCGGCAATATCGGCTCCCCCAAGCGTTTGGAGTATACCTCCATCGGCGATACGGTTAACGCCGCGTCGCGCCTGGAGTCTTTAACTAAAGAATTTGGCTGGACCATCGTTGCCAGCCACAGTACCATCGAGGCAGCCCCGGGGGTGGTGACCGGCAGGCAAGAGATCCGTACGGTGAAGGGACGCCAGGCGCCCCTGGAAGTCTTTGAGGTCCTCGGCTTGAAAAGCCCCGATAGCAATGATGAGATTAATTGA
- a CDS encoding glycogen/starch/alpha-glucan phosphorylase, whose amino-acid sequence MSEKEKNVEPLRASTEPDEALARLLGQYGCGLIQFTGKDGLYERHLLFDNVIDVATAGHRERFEAAARAVRDVLSQRWVLTRDTYERVNPKRIYYLSMEFLIGRSLANNVTNLLLDPWVKKIAQRRNIDWYELLEEEPDAGLGNGGLGRLAACFLDSMATMQLPAMGYGLRYEYGIFKQSIKDGWQQEKPDNWLRNPDPWEIARPHEQVEVKLNSSFEVCSGTLCAIPGQTSSLYGIPYDRPIVGYGGKTINTLRLWAAAAPDFFNFEQFSHGEFVSALAESLEAESLTRVLYPDDSTSMGQGLRFVQEYFLVACSLADLIRRFQRTNSDWSTLPEKVAIQLNDTHPSLAVPELMRILLDDAHLKWEEAWDLTQRTLAYTNHTLLPEALEKWPLAWFETLQPRLLEIIYEINRRLLDDVRTRFPDDEGRAERVSLVEEGAVQKIRMANLAIVGTHSTNGVAAIHSELLRTKTVKDLAEVFPERFSNKTNGVTPRRWLLLANPALARTITEAIGDGWITDLAQLSKLKPLAEDAGFRDAFHQAKREAKLQFAAWLKSSTGQTVDPDTIFDCQVKRIHEYKRQLLNALHILVLYNRLRENPNLKMPPRTFFFAGKAAPAYQLAKVIIKFINNLADTIDSDPVMAGRLKVLFVPEYDVSLAERLIPASDVSEQISTAGFEASGTSNMKFMMNGAITIGTRDGATIEMAAEAGEENFFLFGLTAQQVADSRGWYNPHWHYDHEPETRGALDLIIFNHFSPHERGVFAPLIDTLLTHGDYYMHLADLKSYGEAHQRLGELYTNPDAWARMAILNVASSGKFSSDRTIAEYAADIWNVKPCPVD is encoded by the coding sequence ATGAGCGAAAAGGAAAAGAACGTGGAGCCCCTCCGGGCCTCAACGGAACCCGACGAGGCGCTGGCAAGACTTTTAGGGCAATACGGTTGCGGCCTGATTCAGTTTACGGGGAAGGACGGGCTCTATGAGCGGCATCTCCTCTTCGACAACGTTATAGATGTGGCGACTGCCGGCCACCGGGAGCGTTTTGAAGCCGCGGCCCGGGCGGTGCGCGATGTCCTCTCCCAGCGCTGGGTGCTCACCAGGGACACCTACGAGAGGGTCAACCCCAAACGGATTTACTATCTGTCCATGGAGTTCCTCATCGGGCGCTCCCTGGCCAACAACGTCACGAACCTCCTGCTCGATCCCTGGGTGAAAAAAATCGCCCAGCGGCGGAACATCGATTGGTATGAATTACTGGAAGAAGAGCCTGATGCCGGTCTGGGGAATGGGGGGCTCGGACGCCTGGCGGCCTGCTTCCTGGACTCTATGGCCACCATGCAGCTCCCGGCTATGGGGTATGGCCTGCGCTACGAATACGGCATCTTCAAACAGTCCATCAAAGATGGCTGGCAACAGGAAAAGCCTGACAACTGGCTCCGCAATCCGGACCCCTGGGAGATCGCCCGTCCGCATGAGCAGGTGGAGGTGAAGCTCAACAGCTCCTTCGAGGTCTGCTCCGGGACCTTGTGCGCCATCCCCGGCCAGACCTCCAGTCTGTACGGTATCCCGTACGATCGCCCCATAGTGGGCTACGGCGGCAAGACCATTAATACGCTGCGCCTCTGGGCCGCCGCGGCGCCCGATTTCTTCAATTTTGAGCAATTCAGCCACGGCGAATTCGTCAGTGCCCTGGCCGAAAGCCTGGAAGCCGAATCTCTCACCCGGGTGCTCTATCCCGACGACTCCACCAGCATGGGGCAGGGATTGCGCTTTGTGCAGGAGTATTTTTTGGTGGCCTGCTCCCTGGCCGATCTCATCCGCCGTTTCCAGCGCACCAACTCCGATTGGAGCACGCTCCCCGAAAAAGTGGCTATACAGCTTAACGACACCCACCCCTCTCTGGCCGTCCCCGAGTTGATGCGGATTCTCTTGGACGATGCCCACCTGAAGTGGGAAGAAGCCTGGGACCTCACCCAACGGACCCTGGCCTACACCAACCATACGCTCTTGCCCGAAGCCCTGGAGAAATGGCCGCTGGCCTGGTTTGAAACCTTGCAGCCGCGGCTTTTGGAAATCATCTATGAGATCAACCGGCGTCTGCTTGATGACGTGCGGACCCGCTTCCCCGATGATGAGGGGCGGGCGGAGCGCGTGAGCCTCGTCGAGGAGGGCGCGGTGCAGAAGATTCGCATGGCCAACCTGGCCATCGTCGGCACCCATAGCACCAACGGCGTGGCCGCCATCCATTCCGAGCTGCTGCGCACCAAGACCGTTAAGGATTTGGCCGAGGTGTTTCCCGAGCGTTTCAGCAACAAAACCAACGGGGTCACCCCGCGCCGCTGGTTGCTGCTGGCCAACCCGGCGCTGGCTCGCACTATCACCGAGGCCATCGGCGACGGTTGGATCACCGACCTTGCACAATTAAGCAAGCTCAAACCGCTCGCCGAAGATGCGGGCTTCCGCGACGCCTTCCACCAGGCCAAGCGCGAGGCCAAGTTGCAGTTCGCAGCTTGGCTCAAATCATCCACGGGCCAGACGGTAGACCCGGACACCATCTTCGATTGCCAGGTCAAGCGCATCCACGAATACAAGCGGCAACTGCTCAACGCCCTGCACATCCTGGTGCTCTATAACCGCCTGCGGGAGAACCCGAACCTTAAGATGCCGCCCCGGACCTTCTTCTTCGCCGGCAAGGCCGCGCCGGCCTACCAACTGGCCAAAGTTATCATCAAGTTCATCAACAACCTGGCCGACACCATCGACAGCGACCCGGTCATGGCCGGCCGCCTCAAGGTCCTCTTCGTGCCTGAGTACGACGTTTCCCTGGCCGAGCGCCTGATCCCCGCCAGCGACGTCTCCGAACAAATCTCCACCGCCGGTTTTGAAGCCAGCGGCACGAGCAACATGAAGTTCATGATGAACGGGGCCATTACCATCGGCACCCGGGACGGCGCCACCATCGAGATGGCCGCCGAGGCGGGCGAGGAAAACTTCTTCCTGTTTGGCCTGACCGCCCAGCAGGTGGCCGACAGCCGCGGCTGGTATAATCCCCACTGGCACTATGACCACGAGCCTGAGACCCGGGGAGCGCTGGATCTGATCATCTTCAACCACTTCAGCCCCCATGAACGAGGCGTTTTTGCACCCCTTATCGATACGCTCTTGACGCACGGGGACTACTACATGCATCTGGCGGACCTGAAGTCCTATGGCGAAGCGCACCAGCGCCTGGGCGAGTTGTATACAAATCCGGACGCCTGGGCCCGCATGGCTATCTTGAACGTGGCCAGCTCCGGAAAATTTTCCAGCGATCGCACCATCGCCGAGTACGCCGCCGACATCTGGAACGTCAAGCCGTGCCCGGTAGATTAG
- a CDS encoding tetratricopeptide repeat protein, with amino-acid sequence MRRLTIFVCTVMFLGLGIMNVETASGQSGTRGDRMNFDPQRGIEVPEAQGEHGNLSDRINNLIKAGKIEEALKLAQMALNRQESRLGPEAPEVAGSLQRLANIETLIPRWLMAITLYQRALQIREKVLGPEDPKTADTLARLGRAYTEVGAYDKALPLVERSLAIREKVLGPDALETSGSLAVLANLKRQTGAHAQALTVAQRALQIREKVLGPDNPRTAETMDILAMIYQQQGALDQARPLVEKAIKIKEKALGPTHPETAKSQRILGIVQQGSKDYAQAEASFHKGQVGSQGLGGLVEVYLSTGRYAQALETLDSMDLKARARPQIFAMYFTQRGQALQGLGRRGEAAAAYLEAINAIEELRTRTPGERASFFQAGIIKGYYQSYLALMGLLSEMTQKGEPLPAAFRIYGQDTGAAAFYFAESIKGRALLEAMATKARTGLSKDVPPDLAAKEQQLQGKWQALKGRWDDVYSPHVGIMRDIAVYLEEQKDLGKKQVDLVEELRRRAPRYAALYYPKPYTSQELPLKSGEVLLEYVLGDKESYLFQVEPGGRTQIFRLAVTRQDLEKRLGALLAPFRNPGLKREDLQRFSVAEAAALYGQLLAPALSGISPGQHLIIVPDGVLGAFPLEALVVQQARDWPKSVLVGDRWPVTYSQSAAILALNRHLGLSRAPKPLFALGDCIYDAGSARYQAFKAGQGRAGELIQSQGDKALTMSATGGRVTFPPLPETRQTVTELARLFGEAPKPPQVLLDVEATETELHRVRLNQYRYFFFGTHGFLANNLGGIKEPVLVLTQVENKAPDNGMLTFNEVMQFQLDADLVSLAACMTGVGQVMQGEGVVNFARAFEQAGARSVMVTLWNIPVEESLKFYTVFYKSLKEGKSKLQALQTARQQVRSHEPHPYFWAGIILHGEG; translated from the coding sequence ATGCGTCGGCTAACCATATTCGTCTGCACAGTGATGTTTTTAGGTCTCGGCATCATGAACGTCGAGACGGCGAGTGGGCAGAGTGGAACCCGCGGGGACCGCATGAATTTCGATCCCCAAAGAGGAATCGAGGTTCCAGAAGCCCAAGGGGAGCATGGGAATCTTTCTGATCGGATTAATAACCTGATCAAAGCGGGGAAAATCGAGGAGGCGCTTAAGCTTGCCCAAATGGCTCTCAACCGGCAAGAAAGCCGCCTGGGGCCTGAGGCGCCTGAAGTTGCCGGCAGCCTCCAGAGGCTGGCTAACATTGAGACACTCATCCCGCGGTGGTTGATGGCCATTACCCTCTATCAGCGGGCCTTACAGATCAGGGAGAAAGTCCTGGGGCCGGAGGACCCCAAGACCGCGGACACCCTGGCCCGCCTGGGGCGGGCCTACACTGAAGTGGGGGCCTATGACAAGGCGTTGCCCCTGGTGGAGCGTTCCCTGGCCATTCGGGAAAAAGTCCTGGGGCCGGATGCCCTGGAAACCTCCGGCAGCCTGGCCGTTTTGGCGAATTTGAAACGCCAGACGGGCGCCCATGCCCAGGCCTTGACCGTGGCCCAGCGGGCCTTGCAGATCAGGGAAAAAGTTCTAGGCCCGGATAATCCCAGGACCGCTGAAACTATGGACATCCTGGCCATGATTTACCAACAGCAGGGCGCCCTGGATCAGGCCCGGCCCCTGGTGGAGAAGGCTATTAAAATTAAGGAAAAGGCCCTGGGACCCACCCATCCCGAGACTGCCAAAAGCCAGCGCATCCTGGGCATAGTGCAACAGGGGAGCAAGGATTACGCCCAAGCCGAGGCCTCTTTCCACAAAGGCCAAGTCGGCAGCCAAGGCCTGGGCGGACTGGTTGAAGTCTATCTCTCCACCGGACGCTATGCCCAGGCCTTGGAAACCCTTGATTCCATGGACCTCAAAGCGAGGGCTCGGCCACAAATCTTCGCCATGTATTTTACCCAAAGGGGCCAGGCGCTCCAAGGGTTGGGCCGCCGGGGCGAGGCCGCAGCGGCGTACCTGGAAGCCATCAACGCCATCGAAGAGTTACGGACCCGTACGCCGGGAGAACGGGCCAGCTTTTTCCAGGCCGGTATAATAAAGGGCTATTACCAATCATACCTGGCTCTCATGGGCCTATTGTCAGAGATGACCCAAAAGGGTGAGCCTCTCCCTGCGGCTTTCCGAATTTATGGCCAAGACACGGGAGCCGCGGCCTTTTATTTTGCCGAGTCCATCAAAGGCCGCGCCCTGCTGGAGGCCATGGCGACCAAGGCCCGGACCGGCTTGAGCAAAGATGTTCCACCGGATTTGGCGGCCAAGGAACAGCAGCTTCAGGGCAAGTGGCAAGCCCTAAAGGGCAGATGGGATGACGTTTATTCGCCACATGTAGGCATAATGCGGGATATAGCGGTGTATCTGGAGGAGCAGAAAGATCTGGGGAAAAAACAAGTGGATTTGGTTGAGGAACTCCGCCGGCGCGCTCCCCGCTATGCGGCCTTGTATTATCCCAAGCCGTATACGTCCCAGGAACTGCCGTTAAAATCCGGAGAAGTCCTGCTGGAATATGTCCTGGGGGATAAAGAAAGCTATTTGTTTCAGGTGGAACCCGGCGGCCGCACCCAGATCTTCCGCCTGGCGGTTACCCGGCAAGACCTGGAAAAACGCCTGGGAGCCCTCTTGGCCCCCTTCCGGAACCCCGGGCTGAAGCGGGAAGATTTGCAGCGCTTCTCGGTTGCCGAAGCCGCGGCTCTGTATGGTCAGCTTCTGGCCCCGGCTCTGTCCGGAATCTCACCAGGCCAGCATCTGATCATCGTTCCGGATGGGGTTCTGGGTGCATTTCCTCTGGAGGCCCTGGTGGTGCAGCAGGCGCGGGATTGGCCAAAGAGTGTGCTGGTGGGAGACCGCTGGCCGGTGACCTACTCCCAATCCGCGGCCATTCTCGCCCTGAACCGGCACCTGGGTTTATCCCGGGCTCCCAAGCCCCTGTTTGCCTTGGGAGATTGCATCTATGATGCCGGCAGCGCCCGTTATCAGGCTTTCAAAGCGGGACAGGGCCGGGCCGGAGAGCTGATCCAGTCTCAAGGCGATAAGGCCCTGACCATGTCCGCAACCGGTGGCCGGGTCACCTTCCCGCCCCTGCCGGAGACCCGCCAGACGGTGACCGAATTGGCCCGCCTTTTCGGCGAAGCCCCGAAGCCGCCCCAGGTATTGCTGGACGTGGAAGCCACCGAGACGGAGTTGCATCGGGTCCGCCTCAACCAGTACCGGTATTTCTTCTTTGGCACTCACGGGTTTTTGGCCAACAACTTGGGCGGCATCAAGGAACCGGTGTTGGTCTTGACCCAGGTAGAGAATAAGGCCCCGGATAACGGCATGCTCACCTTCAATGAAGTTATGCAATTCCAGTTGGATGCCGACTTGGTGAGTCTGGCCGCGTGCATGACCGGGGTGGGTCAGGTCATGCAAGGGGAAGGCGTGGTCAATTTTGCCCGGGCCTTTGAGCAGGCCGGAGCCCGTAGCGTCATGGTAACGCTATGGAACATTCCCGTGGAGGAATCCTTAAAATTCTACACAGTCTTCTATAAATCTCTAAAAGAGGGAAAATCAAAACTCCAGGCCCTGCAGACGGCTCGCCAACAAGTACGGTCGCATGAGCCGCATCCCTATTTTTGGGCCGGAATCATTCTCCATGGGGAAGGGTAA
- a CDS encoding thioredoxin family protein translates to MEKVSELSKIMAFGIFTTPALVMDGEVKVVGQVPSVDQIKKIIG, encoded by the coding sequence GTGGAGAAGGTCTCCGAGCTCAGCAAAATTATGGCCTTCGGGATCTTCACCACCCCGGCCCTGGTGATGGATGGGGAAGTGAAAGTGGTGGGTCAGGTGCCTAGCGTGGACCAGATAAAAAAAATTATCGGCTAA
- a CDS encoding arsenate reductase ArsC, protein MLKVLFLCTENACRSQMAEGLVNHDLAGRVQAWSAGVQPGRVNPRAIQVMAELGIDISQHRSKSVAELAGEQFDLVITLCDQAQQQCPIFPGDTEIMHVGFPDPAEATGTEAEIMVVFRQVRDALRGRLVPLLKEKS, encoded by the coding sequence ATGCTCAAAGTCTTATTTCTCTGTACGGAAAACGCCTGCCGCAGTCAGATGGCGGAGGGTCTGGTTAACCATGATCTGGCCGGTCGCGTGCAGGCCTGGTCCGCAGGGGTGCAGCCCGGCCGGGTCAACCCCCGGGCCATCCAGGTCATGGCGGAACTGGGCATCGATATCAGCCAACACCGTTCCAAGTCGGTGGCTGAACTGGCAGGGGAGCAGTTTGACCTGGTCATCACGCTGTGCGACCAGGCCCAGCAACAATGCCCAATTTTCCCCGGTGACACTGAGATCATGCATGTAGGTTTCCCGGACCCGGCGGAAGCCACCGGCACCGAAGCAGAGATCATGGTGGTCTTCCGGCAGGTGCGGGACGCCTTGCGGGGTCGGTTGGTGCCGCTTCTCAAAGAAAAATCATGA
- a CDS encoding transglycosylase SLT domain-containing protein, with amino-acid sequence MKTLIIFLLLTTTAFAQPWPKTPPRIGNLYLKQEYWNYIKEAAQRYQISPYLIQAVCAIESRYDPEAKSGQGRCYGLMQLHKDTAKKYGVDAHNPRENIMGGAAVLARLLEKYNGNIRKVLRVYNASSTTAYEREVIRAFEQAELMASFSVPSKKRRN; translated from the coding sequence TTGAAAACTTTAATTATATTTTTACTTTTGACCACAACCGCCTTCGCCCAACCCTGGCCCAAGACCCCGCCTCGTATAGGTAATTTGTACCTTAAGCAGGAGTACTGGAACTACATCAAGGAAGCCGCCCAGCGCTACCAGATCTCACCTTACCTCATCCAAGCGGTCTGCGCCATCGAATCGAGATATGACCCGGAAGCGAAATCGGGGCAAGGGAGATGCTACGGCCTGATGCAACTGCACAAGGACACCGCCAAAAAGTACGGGGTGGACGCACATAACCCCAGGGAGAATATCATGGGCGGGGCGGCGGTCCTGGCCAGACTGTTGGAGAAATACAACGGGAATATCAGGAAGGTTTTGCGCGTGTATAATGCTTCCAGCACCACGGCCTATGAGCGCGAGGTAATCCGCGCTTTTGAGCAGGCAGAACTTATGGCATCATTTTCCGTGCCCTCAAAAAAGCGCCGCAATTAG
- a CDS encoding VIT domain-containing protein — protein MLKTSRTLVAILVLLVGCLTAIASRPLGETGTSAQSDPDKTLSPYFMVVSDDPEKDVMPLKSTQADVRIAGTVAEVKITQVYRNTGKKTLEALYVFPGSTRAAVHAMRMTIGERVIQAEIMERQKARETYQTAKKEGKTASLLEQQRPNVFQMNVANILPNDEIKVELTYMELLQPEDKVYEFVYPTVVGPRYTTKTAAGAPDSDKWVKNPYLHAGQPPPYTFGLNVELLSPVPIDKLASPSHDVEISYSGKTAAKIKIKDEKTAGNKDFVLRYGLAGGKIDTGLLLYPGQDENFFLLMMEPPAKVASQAVLPREYIFIVDVSGSMYGFPLETTKALMQDIIKGLTPKDSMNVLLFAGGSATLSPSGSLPATEANKQKALDFIKAQSGGGGTNIVPAMQQALALPRTPGVSRIVTVATDGYVDVEPQVFQLIRDNLGAANLFAFGIGTSVNRHLIEGMARAGMGESFVVLNGGEAAKQAARFRNYIANPVLTDIRIAFEGFDAFDVEPKAVPDLFALRPITILGKYRGSPTGAIVVKGKTAQGAFERKINLAEAKASPENAALRFLWARQRIMNLVDFASLERDNQEVVKEVTALGLKYSLMTPYTSFVAVDKLKRADGQVVTVKQPLPLPEGVSDSAVGQAMPAMAPGAPWGTKGMMASRLPEEAFVRKSKATKPSHDVAASETSVTVTLQDIQTKGDLPPAAVKKVLENEVAKLERCCQDTVKSGLMLPATITLVFTVGTDGKVSADPIGKPPLASQGLESCLAAAFRSLQFPGSQKDATQVTVTLALKVK, from the coding sequence ATGCTCAAAACCTCGCGTACCCTCGTCGCCATACTGGTGTTACTTGTGGGCTGCCTCACCGCCATCGCCTCACGGCCTCTGGGAGAAACCGGAACATCTGCCCAATCAGACCCGGATAAGACGCTGTCGCCCTACTTTATGGTCGTCAGCGACGATCCGGAAAAAGACGTCATGCCTTTAAAAAGCACCCAAGCCGACGTGAGGATCGCCGGAACGGTGGCGGAAGTCAAGATCACCCAGGTTTACCGCAATACCGGCAAGAAAACCCTGGAGGCCCTCTATGTTTTCCCGGGGTCGACCCGGGCCGCGGTGCATGCCATGCGTATGACCATCGGGGAGCGGGTGATTCAAGCCGAGATCATGGAGCGGCAAAAGGCCCGGGAAACTTACCAAACGGCTAAAAAAGAGGGGAAGACCGCCTCGCTGTTGGAACAGCAGCGGCCCAACGTCTTTCAGATGAATGTGGCCAATATCTTGCCGAATGATGAGATCAAGGTGGAACTCACCTACATGGAACTCCTGCAGCCGGAGGACAAGGTCTATGAGTTTGTCTACCCCACGGTGGTGGGGCCCCGGTATACCACCAAAACGGCGGCGGGAGCCCCGGATTCCGACAAGTGGGTCAAGAATCCTTATCTCCACGCAGGGCAGCCGCCGCCTTATACCTTTGGCCTCAACGTAGAACTGTTGAGCCCGGTGCCCATCGACAAACTGGCCAGCCCCAGCCATGATGTGGAGATCAGCTACTCCGGCAAAACTGCGGCTAAGATTAAAATCAAGGATGAGAAGACCGCGGGCAATAAGGATTTTGTGCTGCGCTACGGCCTGGCCGGCGGAAAAATCGACACCGGCCTGCTCCTTTACCCCGGCCAGGATGAAAACTTTTTCCTGTTGATGATGGAGCCGCCGGCCAAGGTGGCGTCTCAGGCAGTGCTGCCCCGGGAATATATTTTCATCGTCGACGTCTCCGGGTCCATGTACGGCTTCCCCCTGGAGACCACCAAGGCCCTGATGCAAGACATCATTAAGGGACTTACGCCCAAAGATTCCATGAACGTTCTCCTGTTTGCCGGCGGTTCGGCGACCTTATCGCCTTCCGGTTCACTGCCGGCCACGGAGGCTAACAAACAAAAGGCCCTGGATTTCATCAAGGCTCAATCTGGCGGGGGAGGCACCAACATCGTCCCGGCCATGCAGCAGGCCCTGGCTCTGCCCCGCACCCCGGGAGTTTCCCGGATAGTGACGGTGGCCACCGACGGCTATGTGGACGTTGAACCCCAAGTCTTTCAACTGATTCGCGATAATTTGGGCGCCGCCAACCTGTTTGCCTTCGGCATCGGCACCTCGGTCAACCGTCACCTCATTGAAGGCATGGCCCGGGCCGGTATGGGGGAATCTTTCGTGGTCCTCAATGGCGGCGAGGCCGCCAAACAGGCCGCCAGGTTCCGTAACTATATTGCCAACCCGGTGCTGACGGACATCAGGATCGCCTTCGAAGGCTTCGATGCCTTCGACGTGGAACCGAAAGCAGTGCCGGACCTGTTCGCCTTAAGGCCCATCACCATCTTGGGCAAATACCGGGGCAGCCCCACGGGAGCCATTGTGGTTAAGGGCAAGACGGCCCAGGGCGCCTTTGAGCGCAAGATCAACCTGGCGGAAGCCAAGGCGTCCCCGGAAAACGCCGCCCTGCGGTTCCTCTGGGCCCGGCAGCGTATCATGAATCTGGTGGATTTCGCCTCCCTGGAACGGGATAATCAAGAGGTGGTGAAGGAAGTTACGGCTTTGGGCCTGAAATATAGCCTGATGACCCCCTATACTTCGTTTGTGGCGGTGGATAAGCTCAAGCGGGCCGACGGCCAGGTGGTCACGGTGAAGCAACCCTTGCCCCTGCCGGAAGGAGTCTCGGACTCAGCCGTTGGGCAGGCCATGCCGGCCATGGCGCCCGGCGCCCCCTGGGGAACCAAAGGCATGATGGCAAGCCGGTTGCCCGAAGAAGCCTTTGTAAGAAAATCGAAGGCTACCAAGCCCAGTCATGACGTGGCCGCCTCCGAAACAAGCGTGACCGTCACCCTCCAAGATATCCAGACCAAGGGAGATTTGCCCCCGGCGGCGGTGAAAAAGGTCCTGGAAAATGAGGTGGCCAAGCTGGAACGGTGCTGTCAGGATACGGTCAAGAGCGGCTTGATGCTCCCGGCGACCATCACCCTGGTGTTTACGGTGGGGACCGACGGCAAGGTAAGCGCTGACCCGATCGGTAAGCCGCCTCTGGCGAGCCAAGGGCTGGAAAGCTGCCTGGCTGCGGCTTTCCGGAGCCTGCAATTCCCTGGGTCCCAGAAGGATGCAACCCAGGTCACCGTGACCCTTGCCCTCAAGGTCAAATAG